In a genomic window of Numenius arquata chromosome 5, bNumArq3.hap1.1, whole genome shotgun sequence:
- the PAQR3 gene encoding progestin and adipoQ receptor family member 3, with translation MHQKLLRSAHYIELGGYQYWPVLVPRGIRLYTYEQIPLFLKDNPYITDGYRAYLPSRLCLKSLFILSNETVNIWSHLLGFVLFFTLGIYDLTAVLPAAGASREDFVICSVCLFCFQVCMLCSVGYHLFCCHRSEKTSRRWMALDYAGISIGILGCYVSGVFYAFYCNNYWRQVYLITVLAMILAVFFAQIHPSYLTQQWHRLRSIIFCSVSGYGIIPTIHWVWLNGGVGASIVQEFAPRVVVMYFIAAVAFLFYISKVPERYFPGQLNYLGSSHQVWHILAVVMLYWWHQSTVYIMQYRHSKPCPEYSADL, from the exons ATGCACCAGAAGCTGCTGCGGAGCGCCCACTACATCGAGCTGGGCGGGTACCAGTACTGGCCGGTGCTAGTGCCCCGCGGCATCCGCCTCTACACCTACGAGCAGATCCCCCTCTTCCTGAAGGACAACCCCTACATCACCGACGGCTACCGGGCCTACCTGCCCTCCCGCCTCTGCCTCAAGAG CCTCTTCATCCTCTCCAACGAGACCGTCAACATCTGGAGCCACCTGCTCGGCTTTGTCCTCTTCTTCACCCTGGGCATCTACGACCTGACGGCCGTCCTGCCGGCCGCTGGCGCCTCCCGGGAGGACTTCGTCATCTGCTCCGTCTGCCTCTTCTGTTTCCAG GTCTGTATGCTCTGCTCGGTAGGATACCACCTTttctgctgccaccgctcggagaagACCAGCCGACGATGGATGGCGTTGGATTATGCGGGAATTTCCATTGGCATCCTGGGCTGCTACGTGTCAGGCGTGTTCTATGCATTTTATTGTAACAAC tactgGCGTCAGGTATATTTAATCACTGTGCTGGCAATGATCTTGGCAGTGTTTTTTGCTCAGATTCATCCCAGTTACCTCACGCAACAGTGGCACAGACTGCGCTCCATCATCTTTTGCTCAGTGTCTGGATATGGCATTATTCCCACCATCCACTGGGTTTGGCTCAACGGCGGCGTCGGTGCATCTATCGTACAg gagTTTGCTCCGCGTGTAGTTGTCATGTACTTCATCGCTGCTGTAGCTTTTCTCTTCTATATTTCCAAAGTTCCAGAAAGATACTTCCCAG GACAGTTGAACTACCTCGGCTCGAGCCACCAAGTGTGGCACATCCTCGCAGTGGTGATGCTGTACTGGTGGCACCAGTCCACGGTGTACATCATGCAATACCGACACAGCAAGCCCTGTCCCGAGTACAGCGCAGACCTGTGA